In Oryza brachyantha chromosome 2, ObraRS2, whole genome shotgun sequence, a single window of DNA contains:
- the LOC102712231 gene encoding rho GDP-dissociation inhibitor 1-like, translated as MSSAVDAISCSKGIAAPPPEEAKERVVVTKNGAVEHVAAAANGKQCSEAPRCRKDNDEEEDDEEKVPKAIDLGPRVSIKDQLEKDKDDESLRRWKEQLLGSVDLNSVGETLEPDVKIMSLAILSPGRPDIFLPLPVEPNAKGVWFTLKEGSLYKLKFTFSVSNNIVSGLRYTNAVWKTGIKVDSHKEMLGTFSPQPEPYTYVTPEETTPSGMFARGSYSARTKFLDDDRKCYLEINYTFDIRREWPALS; from the exons ATGTCGTCGGCGGTGGATGCCATCTCCTGCTCCAAGGGCATCGCGGCCCCGCCACCGGAGGAGGCGAAGGAGAGGGTGGTGGTGACCAAGAACGGCGCCGTGGAGcacgttgccgccgccgcgaacgGCAAGCAGTGCAGCGAGGCGCCGCGTTGCCGCAAGGACaacgacgaggaggaagatgacgAGGAGAAGGTTCCCAAGGCCATCGACCTCGGTCCGAGGGTCAGCATCAAGGACCAGCTCGAGAAGGACAAG GATGACGAGAGCCTGAGGCGGTGGAAGGAGCAGCTCCTCGGCAGCGTGGATTTGAACTCCGTCGGAG AGACGCTGGAGCCTGACGTGAAGATCATGAGCCTGGCGATCCTctcgcccggccggccggacatCTTCCTGCCGCTGCCGGTGGAGCCCAACGCCAAGGGCGTCTGGTTCACCCTCAAGGAGGGCTCCCTCTACAAGCTCAAGTTCACCTTCTCCGTCAGCAACAACATCGTCTCCGGCCTCCGCTACACCAACGCCGTCTGGAAGACCGGCATCAAAg TTGACAGCCACAAGGAGATGCTCGGCACGTTCAGCCCCCAGCCGGAGCCGTACACGTACGTGACGCCGGAGGAGACCACGCCGTCGGGGATGTTTGCACGGGGATCATACTCTGCCAGGACGAAG TtcctcgacgacgaccggAAATGCTACCTGGAGATCAACTACACATTCGACATACGCCGAGAGTGGCCGGCGTTGAGCTGA
- the LOC102721988 gene encoding ADP,ATP carrier protein, mitochondrial, giving the protein MAERGNQPTVLQKLGGQFHLASSFSEGVRVRNTCPSVSSYDRRFTTRSYMTQSLWGPAMSVNGGINVPMMSSPIYANAPAEKGGKNFMVDFLMGGVSAAVSKTAAAPIERVKLLIQNQDEMIKAGRLSEPYKGIGDCFKRTIKDEGFGSLWRGNTANVIRYFPTQALNFAFKDYFKRLFNFKKDKDGYWKWFGGNLASGGAAGASSLFFVYSLDYARTRLANDAKAAKGGGERQFNGLVDVYRKTLKSDGIAGLYRGFNISCVGIIVYRGLYFGMYDSLKPVVLTGSLQDNFFASFALGWLITNGAGLASYPIDTVRRRMMMTSGEAVKYKSSMDAFSQILKNEGAKSLFKGAGANILRAIAGAGVLSGYDQLQILFFGKKYGSGGA; this is encoded by the exons ATGGCTGAGCGGGGTAATCAACCAACTGTACTCCAGAAGCTCGGTGGGCAGTTCCACCTTGCCTCCAGCTTCTCTGAAGGCGTGCGGGTTCGCAACACCTGTCCTTCTGTCTCATCCTATGACAGGCGTTTTACCACAAGGAGCTACATGACCCAGAGCCTTTGGGGTCCCGCAATGTCTGTCAATGGTGGCATCAACGTCCCAATGATGTCCTCTCCAATTTATGCTAATGCTCCAGCTGAGAAAGGTGGCAAAAACTTCATGGTTGATTTTCTCATGGGTGGTGTGTCCGCTGCTGTTTCAAagactgctgctgctccaaTTGAGCGTGTGAAGCTGCTAATCCAGAACCAGGATGAAATGATCAAGGCTGGCAGGCTCTCAGAGCCATACAAGGGTATCGGGGACTGCTTTAAGCGCACCATCAAGGATGAAGGTTTTGGCTCATTGTGGAGAGGGAACACTGCCAATGTGATCCGTTACTTCCCAACTCAG GCCTTGAACTTTGCATTCAAGGATTACTTCAAGAGGCTGTTCAACTTCAAGAAAGACAAGGATGGCTACTGGAAGTGGTTTGGTGGCAACCTTGCCTCTGGTGGTGCTGCTGGTGCTTCATCTCTGTTTTTCGTGTACTCCCTTGACTATGCTAGGACAAGGTTGGCCAATGATGCAAAAGCAGCCAAGGGAGGAGGTGAAAGGCAATTCAATGGCCTTGTGGATGTTTACCGCAAGACTCTCAAGTCAGATGGCATTGCTGGGCTTTACCGTGGATTTAACATCTCTTGTGTTGGAATCATTGTCTACCGTGGCCTGTACTTTGGAATGTATGATTCACTGAAGCCTGTTGTCCTCACTGGCTCTCTCCAG GACAACTTCTTTGCAAGCTTTGCCCTTGGGTGGCTCATCACTAACGGTGCTGGGCTTGCCTCTTACCCCATTGATACCGTCCGCAGAAGGATGATGATGACCTCTGGAGAAGCTGTCAAGTACAAGAGCTCCATGGATGCTTTCTCCCAGATCCTGAAGAATGAGGGTGCGAAGTCCCTGTTCAAGGGTGCTGGTGCCAACATCCTCCGTGCCATTGCTGGTGCTGGTGTGCTCTCTGGTTATGACCAGCTGCAGATCCTCTTCTTTGGAAAGAAGTATGGCTCAGGTGGTGCCTAA